The genomic segment ATTTGTCCTGGGCTAACTCTGATATTATGTGCCTGTACTGGTACCCCTTTCCTAACACAAACAAGGCCATCATTTGCAGCCCGACTTGCTATCTCTTTCATCATATCTCTTAAGACCTGGTTGAACTTGTTTGGATCAGTGGCATTATGTGAATTCCAAGCAAAGAAGGAGATACCCCAATCGGCTCCCGAGAACATGGACTCATTCGAATAATGCAACAAGCATTCGTCATGTGAAATAAAAGCAGTCTTTCGATTCAAGAATGTCTCTAGAATCTCCCCACGGGCATTTGCTACACATTGTCCACAAACATCGGGATTCACATCACCTCGACAAAGAAACAGTCCATAGACCATGTTAGAGTGGTCATGGCTAGCAGTGAAGTTGTAGAAGCCATTCCTGCTGGTCAAGGAAGCATTTAAGGATAAAGTGGAGAGGAGGAAATTCAGGTTCTCTGTATACATACTGCCAGTAGAGCTGTTAGGATTATATGTAGTATTTACGCACCACTTAAAGGCATAAATCTGTCTCGCATTGAAGCTAATCAAACAAATTAGCAGGAAACACGAGAATAATATACTTCTGGAGATCATCTTGATTAGAATCAGGCAGATCAAAAGTAGACAGTGGTACATTTTTGCATTCAGGCATGCTTGACACTTGAGATGGAAGTATGAAATGCACTATGCTAGAGAACTAGTCACATAGGAAGACTTCTGAAAGATCCATGGACGTGTTACATACTTTCATTGATTTGTGAAAAGGGGAATCACGAAAGTAACGAAAAGTCTTTGGTCTTTGATATTGAACTAGGAGGCATAAACTGCACCATACATGGTGGCAACTAAATAGTGCATGCCTAGTTAAACGAAAATTATGCAGGCACTCCTCCTCTATTCATGTTTCTATGTATGCACATCTTTATCTATAGTGCGTGTGTCTATACATATctattaatatataatataatggtgtttcttccttttttgtaaTGCATAATATACTCTTACTTAGATAATAATCAATTTAATCTAGCAAACTCCTAATTCATGTCACTTCATGATCCTATGATTCCTATCTCAATATCACATAAGAGAAGTGCTGAATTGAAttaccttcttttttttatttttctgaaagCTCTATTAGTTCCTCCGATGAAGTAAATTAGAACCCTAAATCTCTAGCCACAACTCTTTGTCAAGAAAAATCAGGTACCATAATTTACTCCCATAAAATATGTAATTAAGCATAGGACAAAACTCATCAAGATGATATACTTTCCATGTGAAGAGATTGACTTTATTTTGAACCTTATATGTAACCTGTTTGAGGTCAAAGTCATTCAGCCATTAGATATGTAAGTCCGACAAAAACCAACAATCAGCAACTGATCCATGGCTGACAAGATGTAGAAAACAGGAGGGCCAATCTACAAAACCAGCAGCATATACCAACAAACCAAGGGTGATGTGTGTTTACAGAATAAAAAATTGAAGCAtcaagtttattaattgttattgCATGAGTATAggtgttttgttttaaatttctcaAGTGAAGctatttattccttttcttatgAACATAGTTAATTTGTTTTGATACATGACTGTACCTTCATATTCTAATTATTTcattcttattaaaaaaaaaaagaattgttcTTCAACTTTGATGGTTCATTGTTGTCCTAAACTATGCTATTTGTTTTTGAGTAGTAAATTCCCATCCTGAATTCGAAATTTCATTCAACTTGGATTCATTTAGAATCAAGGATTAAAAGCTGTGATTGtcttaaaaagtttgaattatATGGGTCATcttttggatcaagtattgtgGAAAAGTAGTGAATCTTAAATC from the Coffea arabica cultivar ET-39 chromosome 11e, Coffea Arabica ET-39 HiFi, whole genome shotgun sequence genome contains:
- the LOC113718049 gene encoding putative cysteine-rich repeat secretory protein 7 — its product is MYTENLNFLLSTLSLNASLTSRNGFYNFTASHDHSNMVYGLFLCRGDVNPDVCGQCVANARGEILETFLNRKTAFISHDECLLHYSNESMFSGADWGISFFAWNSHNATDPNKFNQVLRDMMKEIASRAANDGLVCVRKGVPVQAHNIRVSPGQISLSPSTS